DNA sequence from the Perca flavescens isolate YP-PL-M2 chromosome 3, PFLA_1.0, whole genome shotgun sequence genome:
ATCTATAACACTGTGCTCCACTGTGATTCCTTTCCTCTGCGAAAGAGAGGGAGCTAAAAATAGCTGTCAGTGACCTGGAAATGTAGCGATAGAATTCACATTTGTGGAAAAAGAAACGGAGCAAAGACATCCTGTTGCTGCTATAACAAGTCATTTCTGTTGAcctttgtgatttaaaaaaaaaaaaaaaaaaaacctgtcttAGTCATATTCAGCAAAACGTCAGGGAAAAGTGCAGAAAGggcaaaaaaatgaagaaaaaaaagaaatgctgagAAGTGATAAAagaaatttaaacaaaactttGCTGCAGAAGACAAACTTGCCCTCTGTCCTACCCCCGTGTCCTTAACCCTCTGCAGCTACCTCCTTCCTATCTAATCAGTGCAGCTCAGCGCAGGTGGGACAAGCTGGTTTGTGTCTCACACAGCAAGTGTTTGGACTCTCTGGGTCATGTCACTGGAGTGTAAACTGGGGAGGAAGCACGCGCCCCCGTTCAGGCGCCCGTGAACTGGAACGTGTGGCTGAAACACCACCAGCCGAGTCTCTGGCTGCGAGCGCGCTCCAAGCAAAACAACCCTTTTTAAATAGCTAAATGTGATCCACACGGTGTCAAGAGTCCAGAACTCGCAATGCTCGCCTGCCAAGCCATGGACAACGTCTACAATGGCTgagtaatgaaaacaaaaaaaaaggggaggATGTTGGTAGTTAACACACATCTCGTTCTGCAGAAGGAAGGAGTAAGTAATTTAAGTTAACTGGGGCGTTGCACAGATCCACACAACACTGCACCGAGTGGAAATGTGGTTAATTTACTACAGAGACCCAATGCAGCTTTGATTTAAACTCAAAGTCTTTAGTAAATGAATACTAACGTGCTGCAGTACATCAATCTTATCCTGCTGGAATGCAAatgttgggggaaaaaatgaaaacaaaatttaAGTTTTAACCTCTGGAGATGTCAGCGAGCACACGCCTGCTTCACACTGCTGAGGTTCCAGTAATGTAATGAAAACAAGCTCCTGGTCATCGCATTTTTTTCCATGCTATCACTACCacgtgctgctgctggtgacaCACTACACAATTGCACACAGACATAATAATCAATCCCACTGCTGTCAAACACTGTGTTTTGCTGTAATTTGTGTTGGCACTTAAATTGTTAAAGTCCCGTAATgtaaaaactatttattttcactttttttttatggaccATGTGAGAACACGGTGGCTCCTGTGCATATTAAAATGGACTTTATTACTGAAATGTTAGTTGCAAGACCCAACTTAgggtatttatttaataaaaataatgttgtTGCACACTTTTTCTCTTAAACAGTCAGTGATTATTTATACCTGGTATGATAGTTGCATTGTTTCTTCAGCCAAACAAAATGCCTTGCAGTACATCAAATTCAAACAGTTAAACATGGGAATTTGGATCTTTTATACAGTGGAATTCCCTTTATTTATACCAAAAATACAGCTTCCAATAGCCACAAACCACAACTTAAACATTAAGTGAATAATCCATCTACTTAATGAGCAACCGCAATATTGAGTGCCTGTGAAACTGTCAGTGAAATCATGCAATAAGGCTGAAATCCACGTCAAATTCGTCGTCTCAGATCAAAGTGCTGAGTGTTTGAACAGGGATTAGATGGAGCAGCGAGAGGGCAACAACAATGATTTTTGTGGAAGGATTAAAACAGGCATTAATTAAAGATATTCCTCCGCTCCTGCATTTTTAAGACAGTGGTGCAAGCATGAATACTTGCCACGGTTTGCTATTCATCAGTGATTCTCTTTGAGGATTATTGTTGGGGACGCCTCTGGGATGTGTAGCATGCACTTGGAAGACAACACATTTGGCGGGGAGCCCCGccgtaaaaaaagaaattgggcAAATCCCTGGAGAAGAATGGCAGGAAAACAAGAATGAAATGATTTTGTAActtattaagtctgaaacagTTTAAGACTGTTCAAATGGTTACATATCCAGTATAAGCTACTGTGAGATAGTAACAAACAGTAACACCAGTCAGCAAAAGTTGAACATGAATTTCACAAATTTATTTTCCTCCAAAAAGGCCAGAACCAGAATTCTTATAAAAGGCACTTCATTTCCctttacctttttaataaatGCATCTAAACAACAAATCTGATAagatacaattttaaattaaatctatttacaataaataaaacatttatacaGATGTATACAGTTAATCATGCCACTCTTAGGGAGGACAATATTTCCCATGACACCTCCCATAAcagtctctcttttctttttttttttgctttgaaaCACGGGCATGTCTACTGCACAGAACACTATGAATCAGAAAAAATATGGGTAACAATACTGAACATTTCCCTTTATGTATTGAATACTGTTTATAGATAGTTTCTCCCTCggcagcagcagagcagcaactGACAGTTCAATTCAACCACTCATCTTTTTACAAAGTCTTTAGCAGCTCCTTATTCAGGGCATAGGTGTGTTTGTGACTGTATGTGGTTGCATTTGgcagtgtgtgtgcgcatatgtatgtgtgtgtgtgtgtgtgtgtgtgtgtgtgtgtgtgtgtgtcatgctcCCTCTCAGACATGTGTGGGGTTGTCTGAGTGCAGGTCAGTCTTGGCCATGTGCAGAACCACAGCAGGAGATTTGTAGTGGCAGTGTGTGCTGCCGCAGCTGACGCCGCTGCAGGGTTTTCTACTTCTAGTCCTGTCTGTCAGCTTCCGGCTGCACAGGCCCTGCCAGGTCTGCAGGGTCTTAGAGCTCCACACCCACACGCCGCTGGTGATGCCGACCACCAGCGACATGAAGATCTTCAGCATGAACACGGCCACCGTGGGCACAGACGTCTGCAGCGAGCAGTCGCTGCTGAGACCGTTGAACGACCCGCACTTCATCTGCAGCCCCCTCAGCTTCCAGTAGTCCATGTTAAGCCTCTCGTAGAAGTAGCAGACTATGACGCAGGTGGCCGGCACCGTGTAGAGGATGGAGTAGATGCCGATTTTCACCATGAGCTTCTCCAGCTTCTCTGTGTTGGTGCCCTCCGTCTTCATCACTTTCCGGATGTGGAAGAGAGCCACGAAGCCCGTGAGGATGAAGGATGTGCCGATGATCAGGTAGCAGGACAGAGGGATGAGGACGAAGCCCGTGAGCGCCCCGGAGTCCATGCTTCCCACGTAGCACAGCCCCGTCAGCTCGTCTCCAGCCACCTTCCTCATTGTGAGGATGACGATGGTCTTCAGAGCCGGGATGCCCCACGCGGCCATGTGGAAGTAGTTGCTGTGGGCTTCGATAGCCTCATGGCCCCACTTCTTCCCTGCAGCCAGGAACCAGGTGAGGGTGAGGATGACCCACCAGATAGAAGAGGCCATGCCAAAGTAGTAGAGGATGAGGAAGACGATGGTGCAGCCTGTTGACTCCAGCCCTTCCTGGATGATGTACAGTTCTCCGTGCTCCCGGTCACAGGCGATGTTCTCAGCCCCGGCCACTGAGCGGATGATGAAGGCCACCGAGTAGACGTTGTAACACATGGAGAGGAAGATGATGGGGCGCTCGGGGTACTGGAAGCGGTGAGGCTCCAAAAGGAAGGTGAGGACGGTGAAGGCAGTGGAGACGAAGCAGAGGATGGACCACACCGCCATCCAAATGAAGGCAAAGTCCTTGTCCTGCCTGGACCAGAAGACATCTACAGCGGGGGAGCAGCGTGGGGCACACGACTGGCTCTTCTCCACAAACTGGAACTTGTCCGGGTTCTCACAGGAGCCCACGCTGCCTGGAGAGCGACCACTGCCGGTGCCTGGCTGCCTGGGGCGCGGGGGCACCGGAAGCATGCCTTCACCTTTCTTGCCCTCTGTCCTGGTTTCGTTCTCGGGGGCCTCCATGCACAGGGCGTTGGGGTCGTTTCTGGTGGGCAGCTTGGAGCAGTCGAGCGAGTCCGGCCAGGTGTAGCTGAACTTCTTCATGATGGGGGCACACCTCTCCCTGGCCTGCTCACACATGGGTCTGCAGGCGGGGATGGAGGTCGACACCTTGTCCGTGCACATGGGGGCGTATAGGGAGCAGAGGAAGAAGCGGAGGTGCACATCGCAGCCATAAGCCACCAGAGGGGCGAACTCGTTCAGCTTGATGGCAGCCTCCTTCTGGTCGTTGTGGTCCATGAAGTTGGGCATCCGGGTCAGGTTGTAGCCGATCCCCTCGCACATGGGGATCACGATGGGCTCGCACTTGGCCGGTCTGCCTCGCTCCAGGTCGTAGGAGCCTATCTCAAAGCTGGAGCCAGAAATCACCAGCAGACACCACAGAAAAACCGCCACCTTCAACGGACAACCATCCATGTTCATTGTTTTAGTCAAAAACGAAGctctgtcttttaaaaaaaaaagtatcatgaaaaggtaaaaaaaaaataaaccacgGGGTCGGTTAGAGAGAGACCCCCGCTATTTCCCCATAGCGAAGGCAGGTCCAAATGTTGCCTTTACCGTTATCGCTCCGTTAGAAAAAACaccccccctaaaaaaaacagacttacGCAGAAAGTAGGCTAGCTAAGAGTTCAATTATTTAGCGTTGAATTGAAACGATTAATCCCAAAGACAGTCGAGATAAAGGTCCGTAGCTAAGACGTGACAGTCGAAAACTTCGTAAAAAACAATGGAGGAAAATCATCAAAATCAAAGCACGAAAGCTGAGTGTAAATCCTCGAACCGACCGTTAGTAACCTTCTGGTAAAAAGCAGATATCGAAGAGGCCGTTTGCGCGTTTGTTGCGGGTCCAAAAAGGCTGGTTAGCTGCGACTCTGCCTGTCTGTCGGCTCTCTGCTCTCCGCTTTCAGACTCGACACTGAAGTTTGAGAGCCGCTCAGTGGGACTTCAGTCGGGGAGAGactgaggggaggaggggggtgggCGCTGCGTGACGCTCACATTTCAACCGGCAGCACCACACAAGGAAAATTATCAAACAGATGCTGGAGGATGGTGctctgacatttctgctttgaaTTGTATTCAGACcgtttacttgagtaaaatagCAATACAAAAACGTGTGAAATGCTGTGTTACAGGTAAAAGCACTGTATTCCAAATTTGAATTATTAGAATTATCAGCAAAGTGTAAATAGGCTTACTTTTTCTCAATGGTGGAATGTACACTCACccaagtagcctactgtagcCCTACGAAAGTAGACTACACATTAAGGTACCAGCACTTTATCTGAATATATGTAGGCTTATGTCATACCTTGGCTACACCTTAACTCCGTTATAATTCAGaggaaaatattttatattttattttatttgagatATTAGAATTTGACATAGGCTATATAGGCTACTCTATACATTTGAAAGATATTCCATATACAAAACTACACATGGTAAGCTTATAAAATAGTTTAAAGCGAATCAAATTTGTTGTACCCTGACCATCTACAACAATACAATGCTACTTAGACATTGATGCATCAGTATTAACAATTCAGTGATATGACAGTATAACAGTTGCCATATAACCATTTCTTTGCTTGATGAATACTTTCGGTAGGCTACATTTTGCTAAGGCAAGGTTTGAATGCAGGACATCTACTTGAAATTAAGTATTTTCAgagtgtggtattgctactgttactcaagtaaaggatctgaatactccCACTACTACTgcttattgttgttgttgcagaatGGCCCTTGGCtttattggattattattactCATGCACAGTGGTATCAGAAGTATTCTCAGCttttgcttaagtaaaagtagaaatgtaaaaatactccactacaagtaaaagtcctgcatttaaaattaTACTTGAGTAGAGGCAGGTCCGTATTAACCTGCAAGGGGACCTAGGGGCAAAGATGAGCTGTAGGCCCCAATTCACCCCCCTCAAGTTAATTAAATGCTAAGTGTATCTAATAATCTACATGCATTATCAGCTGAAAAACTAATATTATAACTAGTGAAAAACAGAAAGATGCTTTTCACAAAATGTGTACTGCAGAGCAAGAGGCGCTGGCAAATGCAAGATAATGTATGCCAAAGTAAACAAAAGTGTTTGTGTTAGTGATCGCACAGATCCTTTATCATAATAGTTTACTTGTATGTATTACAATTACATTTGTATGTATTAAAACTACAGTAGATTTTGACAAACTTGAATACAAGTATGGAAAATACTTCATGTATTAATTAAAAGTACCTATAATGCATCAAAATGGCCCCTGTCGTATTCTACTGATGCATTAGCAGCATaagcagcatttaaatgttgtaGCCGTTCTAGAAGGAACTCATTTTAACTAATTTATATAATGTTGGGTATGTAAAGCAATACACTATACTTATGCTTCTCTTATATTTGTTATATAAAGTTTTGACTTGCTAAGTTACTGGTGATAGTAgtataaatgtagtggagtaaaaagtataaagtaacaaaaaTTGGAA
Encoded proteins:
- the fzd9b gene encoding frizzled-9b, producing MILFFLKDRASFLTKTMNMDGCPLKVAVFLWCLLVISGSSFEIGSYDLERGRPAKCEPIVIPMCEGIGYNLTRMPNFMDHNDQKEAAIKLNEFAPLVAYGCDVHLRFFLCSLYAPMCTDKVSTSIPACRPMCEQARERCAPIMKKFSYTWPDSLDCSKLPTRNDPNALCMEAPENETRTEGKKGEGMLPVPPRPRQPGTGSGRSPGSVGSCENPDKFQFVEKSQSCAPRCSPAVDVFWSRQDKDFAFIWMAVWSILCFVSTAFTVLTFLLEPHRFQYPERPIIFLSMCYNVYSVAFIIRSVAGAENIACDREHGELYIIQEGLESTGCTIVFLILYYFGMASSIWWVILTLTWFLAAGKKWGHEAIEAHSNYFHMAAWGIPALKTIVILTMRKVAGDELTGLCYVGSMDSGALTGFVLIPLSCYLIIGTSFILTGFVALFHIRKVMKTEGTNTEKLEKLMVKIGIYSILYTVPATCVIVCYFYERLNMDYWKLRGLQMKCGSFNGLSSDCSLQTSVPTVAVFMLKIFMSLVVGITSGVWVWSSKTLQTWQGLCSRKLTDRTRSRKPCSGVSCGSTHCHYKSPAVVLHMAKTDLHSDNPTHV